The Drechmeria coniospora strain ARSEF 6962 chromosome 02, whole genome shotgun sequence genome has a segment encoding these proteins:
- a CDS encoding cell wall proline rich protein: protein MATASGPDLAPTGASPAPIVEDASCTLPAGTQESTPISSPREPSSLPDLRPGNPTFIFPPQPPSLPSSPLSTFCLSSRRPMSAIESRMTDSSITPENADRPRRPMALPAFSFNPGAALLTDPDSLPFLSPPLSPHSVRTFAPSSRPAGHGHRRGGSEFVGGSIRDGNSIAVMGASPTKSDSGFSSPGLAPPKRGHRRGISGTISVSDLPQLDSMMPRGGSAPSSPTTLTSTDAPPMPFRDGPTYLLEPAQILESSKRPNDAAQPPGLPTTPTSPSSDAEAAPLRHARPARARVGFSDRLEFIPRPLSLVSSDTSSTATARPGHSVSGSISSIMSAASPSGGETAASLARSPARDNSRPSTAGAILERTMEFAIPEVAGASPKRRNSIPTLLNIADAQSLASATTAPTTKTSKRWSFFGLESPFLLSAAPTRRRSSSSSSSESGAKAVSGTSSSDLESDSTETGRDGAAASTKAMKKASKKKKVKGWAGSILPLKPRGPKKRTNLGDARPPTPPASVGPCDDGDEENRPAAEAGGPAVASKESPPAMDKPTPKESPRFGEDASHLMIDLDAALGPFNTPLPQNPEWDAAQRAAGNPGKRRLHSAQGLKGFSGPGMHYHRRTESAPDLPPFDAAGAGIHRFGSNSTMADVFEEEEEDDNGAATAASSSEANLEDTIAATSCDDASDDGEMTPPAGGPEVDGTSSSEAAAGPRRPDAWPSEGEKAAGQMTAAGCSKTSLPDEVAAQEPPSIIFRSANLFYGAPDSTVSSPGKALSPTDFGPSFVGNSATAPTSPYSTSYASSSHPSPRSPMSMMPNRVSTAPSSVMDENSFQSLLMGEPGPEVRISVDYDIPSLTSSNSTMTRDSAFAPHARTSQPSLREQRPVSVSSAAFGRRRSSLVSLSRLISSSHGERSKLSMEMTLDNESDNRRSMGSKTKQRLGRMMQFWKANNSNNKDGALS from the coding sequence ATGGCAACTGCAAGTGGCCCTGATCTGGCTCCCACCGGCGCCTCGCCTGCTCCAATTGTCGAGGACGCTTCCTGCACACTGCCGGCCGGAACGCAAGAGAGCACCCCGATCAGCTCGCCCCGAGAGCCTTCTTCCCTCCCCGACCTGCGTCCTGGGAATCCGACCTTTATCTTTCCTCCCCAACCGCCTTCTCTACCATCCTCTCCGCTGTCGACCTTTTGCCTCagcagccgacggccaaTGTCAGCCATCGAGTCTCGCATGACGGATTCTAGCATTACCCCCGAGAATGCcgatcggcctcgtcgaccgatGGCGCTTCCCGCCTTCAGCTTCAACCCGGGAGCCGCTCTTCTCACGGACCCCGACTCGCTTCCCTTTCTCAGCCCTCCGCTGTCGCCCCATTCGGTGAGGACTTTTGCTCCATCCTCACGGCCTGCTGGACATGGACATCGAAGAGGTGGCAGTGAATTTGTAGGAGGCAGCATTCGCGACGGCAACTCCATTGCCGTCATGGGCGCCAGCCCGACCAAGTCGGACAGCGGATTTTCCTCTCCAGGTCTCGCTCCTCCGAAACGCGGCCACCGGCGGGGCATCTCGGGCACCATATCCGTCTCCGACTTGCCCCAGCTGGACTCGATGATGCCCAGGGGCGGTAGTGCCCCGAGCAGTCCAACCACCCTCACCTCGACCGACGCACCGCCGATGCCATTCCGGGATGGGCCCACCTATCTGCTGGAGCCGGCGCAAATACTGGAAAGCAGCAAGCGACCGAACGATGCTGCTCAACCTCCAGGTCTGCCCACGACGCCCACCTCTCCCtcgtccgacgccgaggctgccCCTCTGCGACACGCCAGGCCGGCACGAGCGCGTGTTGGATTCTCCGACAGGCTCGAGTTCATACCGAGGCCCCTGTCACTGGTATCCAGCGACACGTCCAGCACGGCAACTGCCCGGCCTGGGCACTCGGTTTCGGGTAGCATTTCATCCATCATGTCGGCCGCTTCCCCTTCCGGgggcgagacggcggcgtcccTAGCTAGAAGCCCTGCGCGGGATAATTCGAGGCCCAGCACCGCAGGTGCCATCCTGGAGCGTACCATGGAGTTTGCGATTCCCGAAGTGGCAGGCGCCTCTCCGAAGCGGCGCAACTCCATTCCAACTTTGCTCAACATTGCGGATGCGCAGTCGCTCGCCTCTGCCACCACGGCGCCAACCACGAAGACGTCCAAACGATGGTCATTCTTTGGCCTCGAGTCGCCGTTCCTgctctcggcggcgccgacgaggcgacgatcgtcgagctcgagctcaTCGGAATCCGGTGCCAAGGCTGTATCCGGCACCTCGTCATCCGATCTCGAATCGGACTCGACCGAGACTGGAAGGGACGGGGCCGCGGCGTCCACGAAGGCGATGAAGAAGGCGAGCAAGAAAAAGAAAGTCAAGGGCTGGGCTGGCTCGATCTTGCCTCTCAAGCCTCGAGGACCAAAGAAGCGTACGAATCTTGGTGACGCGCGGCCGCCAACGCCTCCCGCCTCCGTGGGGCCctgtgacgacggcgacgaggaaaaccgtccggcggcggaagcAGGCGGTCCAGCGGTGGCAAGCAAGGAGTCACCTCCCGCGATGGACAAGCCAACCCCCAAGGAGAGTCCGCGGTTCGGAGAGGATGCTTCGCACCTCATGATCGACCTGGACGCGGCGCTCGGTCCGTTCAACACCCCGCTCCCTCAAAACCCCGAGTGGGACGCCGCGCAGCGAGCGGCCGGAAACCCTGGCAAGAGGAGACTGCATAGCGCACAGGGTCTGAAGGGGTTCAGCGGGCCCGGCATGCATTACCATCGTCGGACGGAATCCGCGCCGGATCTCCCACCCTTTGACGCCGCAGGTGCCGGCATTCACCGGTTCGGCAGCAACTCGACCATGGCAGATGTGtttgaggaggaggaggaagacgacaacggcgcggccacggccgccagTTCATCGGAGGCCAACCTCGAGGACACGATTGCCGCAACGTCCTGCGACGACGcttccgacgacggcgagatgaCACCCCCTGCTGGCGGCCCCGAGGTGGATGGCACGTCGTCCAGCGAAGCGGCAGCTGGGCCGCGCCGGCCAGACGCGTGGCCAAGTGAGGGTGAGAAGGCGGCTGGTcagatgacggcggccgggtGCTCCAAGACGTCGCTACCGGACGAGGTTGCCGCCCAGGAgcctccatccatcatctTCCGCAGCGCCAACCTGTTCTACGGCGCACCAGACTCGACGGTGTCTTCGCCCGGCAAAGCGTTATCGCCTACCGACTTCGGCCCATCCTTTGTGGGCAACTCGGCTACGGCGCCAACGAGCCCGTATTCGACGAGCTAcgcgtcgtcctcgcaccCATCCCCTCGGTCGCCCATGTCCATGATGCCCAATCgcgtctcgacggcgccgtcctcggtcaTGGATGAGAACAGCTTTCAATCGCTCCTCATGGGGGAGCCCGGTCCGGAAGTCCGAATATCGGTGGACTACGACATTCCGTCCCTGACGTCGAGCAactcgacgatgacgagggaCAGCGCTTTCGCGCCGCACGCTCGCACGTCCCAGCCGAGCCTCCGAGAGCAACGACCCGTTtccgtctcgtccgccgccttcggacggcgacggtctAGCCTGGTCAGCTTGAGCCGACTCATCAGCAGCTCGCACGGGGAGAGGAGCAAGCTCTCGATGGAGATGACGCTCGACAACGAGTCGGACAACAGGAGGTCGATGGGAAGCAAAACGAAGCAGCGTCTTGGTCGGATGATGCAGTTCTGGAAAGccaacaacagcaacaacaaggACGGCGCGCTATCATGA
- a CDS encoding actin-like ATPase domain-containing protein, protein MPATFQPIIIGLDFGTTYSGIAYAPFGGRTTVVAGYKSRMGTNMEKGKTPSTLQYQSNGDEPLWGYDIPPGELPLRWFKLLLLDEKDLPSHVRDSPFVRSAREQLKEQNLHVVQVISDFLRQLWHHALGQMEITIGKSRLDGSIFELVVTMPAIWPVYARMRMKQAIDLAGILDFRSAGPTALAFVSEPEAAALAAIDTFSHGAGFKQKNDQVVVCDAGGGTVDIITYKVVKENPVKIRESVRGDGELCGAVFLDNAFKDLLQRKISRKIWNRLGPQGIRFIMHHLWENGIKPEFCDESANLEFHLPFGGCKEDRFQSPTMTFTPEEIKRVYKPVVAEVVNLVCRQVSQAKRASKRLPEYVILVGGFGASRFLGNALREALEEQAPHTTILQGQGSNPWTAIASGAVLRGLSKNDPNPAVHVDARVSRASYGTVCNILPWDADGHDAQDKFWCPIHREFIAIDQTRWFIHNGDTLYEEEPVLHTFWQDVDKSTDVIETELVYSTARTPPSRCDSSVKHLCKVRWSKLPKFHRLPVWKNKKGQFFRQISYEIQMVTDGTSLDFQVLYEGAIVACQNVNVDYSRTGTSVEHEQGARCVKSGRFGI, encoded by the exons ATGCCCGCAACCTTCCAACCGATCATCATCGGCCTCGATTTTGGCACCAC CTACTCGGGCATCGCCTATGCTCCTTTCGGCGGCCGCACTACCGTCGTCGCTGGGTACAAATCACGCATGGGCACGAACATGGAGAAAGGCAAAACGCCGAGCACGCTGCAATACCAATCCAATGGAGATGAGCCTCTTTGGGGGTACGATATTCCCCCAGGAGAACTCCCTCTCCGCTGGTTTAAGCTGCTTTTGCTGGACGAGAAGGATCTTCCTTCCCACGTCCGCGACTCGCCCTTTGTCCGAAGTGCGAGAGAGCAGCTAAAGGAACAGAACCTGCACGTTGTCCAAGTCATCTCCGACTTCCTTCGCCAGCTTTGGCACCATGCCCTCGGCCAGATGGAGATCACCATTGGAAAAAGCCGGCTCGATGGTTCGATCTTtgagctcgtcgtcaccatgcCTGCCATCTGGCCGGTGTACGCCCGCATGAGAATGAAGCAAGCCATCGACCTCGCAGGCATTCTTGATTTCAGATCCGCTGGTCCCACCGCTCTAGCGTTCGTTTCCGAGCCAgaggcggccgccttggccgccataGACACCTTTTCCCACGGGGCCGGATTCAAG CAGAAAAACGACCAGGTTGTTGTATgtgatgccggcggcggtacAGTC GACATCATCACCTACAAGGTTGTCAAGGAAAATCCGGTCAAAATCAGAGAAAGCGTTCGTGGGGATG GAGAACTCTGCGGCGCCGTTTTCCTTGACAACGCCTTCAAAGATCTACTACAAAGGAAGATTTCCCGCAAAATATGGAATAGGCTGGGTCCCCAGGGGATTCGCTTCATTATGCATCACTTGTGGGAGAACGGCATCAAGCCTGAGTTCTGCGACGAGTCCGCCAACCTCGAGTTTCATCTGCCGTTTGGGGGCTGCAAGGAGGATCGCTTCCAATCGCCAACAATGACGTTCACCCC GGAGGAAATAAAGCGAGTCTACAAGCCAGTCGTTGCCGAGGTTGTCAACTTAGTTTGTCGTCAAGTCAGTCAGGCAAAGAGGGCCTCCAAAAGGCTACCCGAG TACGTcattctcgtcggcggctttGGTGCCTCTCGGTTTCTAGGGAATGCCCTCCGAGAGGCGCTTGAAGAGCAGGCTCCCCATACAACAATTTTGCAGGGACAGGGCAGCAACCC CTGGACCGCCATCGCCAGCGGCGCCGTTCTGCGAGGGCTCTCCAAGAACGACCCCAATCCCgccgtccatgtcgacgcTCGCGTGTCCCGAGCCAGCTACGGAACAGTCTGCAACATCCTGCCATGGGACGCCGATGGGCATGACGCTCAAGACAAGTTTTGGTGTCCCATCCACCGTGAATTTATCGCCATCGACCAGACAAGGTGGTTCATCCATAAT GGAGATACTCTCTATGAAGAGGAGCCGGTGCTCCATACATTCTGGCAAGATGTGGATAAATCGACGGATGTGATCGAGACCGAACTCGTGTACTCGACCGCCCGCACGCCCCCCAGCCGGTGCGACAGTTCGGTAAAGCACTTGTGCAAGGTCCGATGGAGCAAGTTACCCAAATTCCATCGCCTACCTGTCTGGAAAAACAAGAAGGGACAATTCTTTCGCCAGATCAGCTATGAGATACAGATGGTCACGGATGGCACGAGCCTTGATTTCCAGGTCCTCTACGAGGGTGCAATTGTCGCATGCCAGAACGTAAACGTTGACTATTCCCGCACCGGAACGTctgtcgagcacgagcaagGAGCTCGCTGCGTCAAGTCGGGACGATTCGGTATATAG
- a CDS encoding nucleolar protein, translating to MAGSQLKRLKASLREQGITGPQQSKKQRRKAAEDGKARNDKRLQRGVILEGIRERFNPFDLKHAKGPKFEVTSNRVTTGDAAKGIKGRPGQARAAAEELRRETLLVDMQRRNKVGGILDRRFGENDPTMALEDKMLERFAREKQRSHKKNSLFDLEDSEPLEGGLTHMGKALTFDEGAAVDDFQEEDLDYDSDASERELQRLKRVRAMAAEGHDDHEEGQPERKKSKKEVMEEVIAKSKMHKYERQAAKEDDEEVRAELDKDLRNIQLLLSSSGKNGQKQGRSEPLVSIIAGEDRDAFEKNYDLQVKLLAQDKRAQPADRTKTEDEMAEAESKRLKELEDKRQKRMKGEEVSDSDESDKEDSMGADEAIDANLSDEDDFGLGSGIKTRPTATELGFDDEDDFIIDDDLVASGSDLELMDSDEESDLGDAEEDDDEEEDDFTKGLLNNEEARNPLFAAESTAVPSALEKVDGLDLPFTFPCPQSCEEFVSVTASYPSSSLPTIIQRIRALYHPKLDSNNKEKLGKFAMALVDFVSSSQDSKMSTPFPVLESIVRHIHSLAKMFPIEIASRFRHHMQEMGGERPLALEPSDLIALTAIGTIFPTSDHFHQVVTPAMLTMGRYLGQKVPQNLFDYATGTYLSILALQYQQLSKRYVPEVINFCLNTVNSLSPTATAKKTGNFPRHEPAAGIRARDCGDVTIRKLTLADCAFADLNGAKAASLTVAVLDTTLQVLDAAADLWTGKDAFLNTFEQVAGVTQHLRGSSCRTHLPTRLRERAEKLDGKLSRMMRLGQLSRRPLELHHHRPLAIKSFIPKFEETFDPDKHYDPDRERAELAKLKAEHKKERKGAMRELRKDANFMAREKLRIKKAKDEAYEQKYKRLVAEIQSEEGREANAYERERNARKRARDR from the exons ATGGCCGGTTCCCAGCTCAAGCGCCTTAAGGCGTCCTTGAGAGAACAGGGCATAACCGGACCTCAACAATCCAAGAAACAACGGcgcaaggccgccgaggacggcaaggccCGCAACGACAAGAGGTTGCAGAGAGGGGTCATTTTGGAAGGCATCCGCGAGCGCTTCAATCCTTTCGACCTCAAGCACGCCAAGGGACCCAAGTTCGAGGTCACCTCGAATCGCGTGACCACCGGAGATGCTGCCAAAGGTATCAAAGGCCGGCCTGGCCAAGCCAgagccgctgccgaggagTTG CGCCGTGAGACCCTTCTAGTCGATATGCAGCGTCGGAACAAGGTCGGAGGAATTCTGGATCGAAGATTTGGAGAGAATGACCCGACAATGGCGCTAGAAGACAAAATGCTGGAACGATTTGCCCGAGAGAAGCAGCGAAGTCACAAGAAGAACTCCTTGTTCGATCTGGAAGACAGCGAACCGCTTGAAGGTGGCCTCACACATATGGGCAAGGCTCTAACATTCGACGAAGGCGCGGCAGTGGATGACTTTCAGGAAGAGGACCTGGACTACGACAGCGACGCTTCGGAGCGAGAACTTCAACGACTTAAGCGCGTTCGTGCCATGGCTGCCGAAGGACACGACGACCATGAGGAGGGGCAACCGGAACGAAAAAAGTCGAAGAAGGAGGTTATGGAGGAGGTCATCGCGAAATCGAaaatgcacaagtacgagcggcaggcggcgaaggaggacgacgaggaggttcGCGCCGAACTGGACAAAGATCTCCGGAATATCCAACTTTTGCTCTCCTCGAGCGGCAAGAACGGCCAGAAACAAGGGCGCAGCGAGCCGCTGGTTTCCATCATTGCTGGCGAGGACAGAGACGCATTCGAGAAGAATTATGATCTTCAGGTCAAGCTCTTGGCGCAGGACAAGAGAGCCCAGCCGGCGGATCGGACAAAGACGGAGgacgagatggccgaggccgagtcgAAGAGACtgaaggagctcgaggacaaGCGACAGAAGCGCATGAAGGGAGAGGAAGTCTCTGACAGCGACGAGAGTGACAAGGAGGACAGCATGGGCGCGGATGAAGCTATCGACGCCAACCTgtccgacgaggatgacttTGGCCTTGGCAGCGGCATCAAGACCCGACCAACGGCTACAGAACttggcttcgacgacgaagacgacttTATCATCGACGATGATCTCGTCGCAAGCGGCTCGGATCTCGAACTGATGGATAGTGACGAAGAATCGGATTTGGGTGATGCGgaagaggatgacgacgaagaagaggacgacTTCACGAAAGGGCTGCTGAACAACGAAGAGGCCAGAAACCCACTCTTCGCAGCGGAGTCGACTGctgtgccgtcggcgctcgaGAAGGTGGACGGTCTTGACTTGCCATTTACGTTTCCCTGCCCTCAATCATGCGAGGAATTTGTCTCGGTCACGGCCAGCTATCCAAGCTCGAGCCTCCCGACTATCATTCAGCGAATAAGGGCGCTCTATCACCCAAAACTCGACAGCAACAACAAGGAGAAGCTCGGCAAGTTTGCCATGGCGTTGGTCGACTTCGTTTCATCAAGCCAGGACAGCAAGATGTCGACTCCGTTTCCGGTGCTCGAAAGCATCGTTCGTCACATTCATTCGCTTGCGAAGATGTTTCCGATTGAGATTGCCAGCCGGTTCCGACATCACATGCAAGAGATGGGCGGCGAGAGGCCTCTTGCGCTGGAGCCGTCGGATCTCATCGCCCTCACGGCGATCGGGACCATCTTCCCGACGTCGGATCACTTTCACCAAGTCGTCACGCCGGCGATGCTGACGATGGGACGCTATCTAGGGCAGAAGGTGCCTCAGAATCTATTCGACTACGCTACCGGAACGTATCTCTCGATCCTTGCTCTgcagtaccagcaactgtccAAACGCTACGTGCCCGAGGTGATCAACTTCTGCCTCAACACTGTCAACTCTCTGTCGCCCACCGCCACGGCCAAGAAAACGGGCAACTTTCCCCGGCACGAGCCGGCAGCCGGCATCCGGGCTCGCGATTGTGGCGATGTTACCATCCGGAAGCTTACCTTGGCCGACTGCGCTTTCGCTGACTTGAATGGGGCGAAGGCTGCGTCTCTCACAGTCGCCGTACTAGACACAACTCTCCAAGTGCTCGACGCGGCAGCCGACCTCTGGACAGGTAAAGATGCGTTCCTGAACACTTTCGAGCAGGTCGCAGGCGTAACGCAGCATCTGCGTGGAAGTTCCTGCCGGACACATCTGCCGACTCGGCTCCGCGAACGGGCAGAGAAGCTCGATGGCAAGCTCAGCCGGATGATGCGACTCGGCCAACTGTCGCGTCGGCCACTAGAGCTGCATCACCACCGGCCGCTAGCCATCAAGTCGTTCATACCCAAGTTCGAGGAGACGTTTGACCCAGACAAGCACTACGACCCGGATCGCGAGCGCGCCGAGCTGGCGAAGCTCAAGGCCGAGCACAAGAAGGAGCGCAAGGGCGCGATGCGAGAACTGAGGAAGGATGCCAACTTCATGGCGAGGGAGAAGCTGCGCatcaagaaggccaaggacgaggcgTACGAGCAGAAATACAAGAGACTCGTGGCGGAAATTCAGAGCGAGGAGGGGCGAGAGGCGAATGCGTACGAGAGGGAACGAAATGCGAGGAAGCGGGCGAGGGATCGGTAG
- a CDS encoding G-patch domain-containing protein — MGAARPGVDDDEDDYMKMIIQEPIRKETSIQRAARLKRESRARGIQKSKAQLEEEAVEAREKALATSLLEDPRSQKSKGLAMMAKMGFTGGGLGKEAGITEPISVSQKDGRGGIGLEALRKRQREESSSGPRSAKTAKLEDFDPASYRERMSKERQDDRLEKQVVAAQRLAERLDEPQAVEDKRKARRLLKSYPVLYRGSIIQRLQRERTQKQAAELARLPIFDAGGEEDADDRIALGTQTTEYEEADDLDEDDEELDEFNASPVEGRLSTVLEYLREKHNYCFWCKMQYPEKEMDGCPGLTEDDHD, encoded by the coding sequence ATGGGCGCGGCGCGGCcaggtgtcgacgacgatgaagatgacTATATGAAGATGATTATTCAAGAACCCATCCGCAAGGAGACGTCCATCCAGCGCGCCGCCCGTCTAAAACGTGAGTCTCGAGCGCGCGGCATCCAGAAGTCGAAAGCGCagctcgaggaagaggcAGTCGAGGCACGGGAAAAGGCGCTCGCAACCTCGCTCCTAGAGGACCCCCGTTCGCAGAAGAGCAAAGGActggccatgatggccaAGATGGGATTCACAGGCGGAGGTCTCGGCAAGGAGGCGGGGATAACGGAACCAATAAGCGTCAGCCAGAAGGACGGCCGTGGGGGTATTGGTCTCGAGGCCCTGAGGAAGCGTCAGCGGGAGGAGTCTTCTTCAGGTCCTCGATCcgccaagacggccaagcTGGAGGACTTCGACCCGGCAAGCTACCGCGAGAGAATGAGCAAGGAGCGGCAAGACGATCGCTTGGAGAAGCAGGTCGTGGCCGCTCAGCGGCTCGCCGAGCGACTCGACGAACCCCAGGCAGTCGAGGACAAGAGGAAGGCGAGGCGGCTCCTCAAGTCATACCCCGTCCTCTACCGGGGCTCTATCATCCAGCGATTGCAAAGGGAGCGGACGCAGAAACAAGCTGCCGAGCTTGCGCGTCTGCCCATCttcgatgccggcggcgaggaagacgccgacgaccgcATCGCCCTCGGGACACAGACAACGGAGTatgaggaagccgacgacctggacgaggacgatgaggaACTGGACGAGTTCAACGCGTCGCCAGTGGAGGGCCGATTGTCGACAGTTCTGGAGTACCTGCGGGAGAAGCACAACTACTGCTTCTGGTGCAAGATGCAGTATCCAGAAAAGGAAATGGACGGCTGTCCAGGCCTTACGGAGGATGATCATGATTGA